ACCCAGCTGTCCTTGATGTGGGTAGTCAGGGTGCTGGCCCTGGCTGAGGCCCccctggccaggagcagctgggcaaAGCCTCAACAGCACTTGGGGAGGGCAGTGGCCAGACTGCCCATGGCTTAGAGCTGGGCAAGGCAGGGAGGGCATGCAGTGGGGAACAACCCCTTTCCTGTTGAAcccccactgctccctgcctggcagtgggacAGGACCCATGTTTGACAGCAACAACATAAAACAGGTTCTTGTCCCTCTGTTCTCAGCTGAGcttcacccccagcccctgctgtgctgcagggtgagGGCCAGACAGCCCCCATGCTGGAGCCTCCACTGACGCTCTGTTTCTTGGCTTGGCTGTGCCCATTGTGTGATGTTGGGATTTCCCTGTCCTGCATGTCTTTGCATGTGACTCCATCCCCAGGGTGCAGCTgttcttgtgtgtgtgtgtgtgtgtaccaggcagcaggagggcagggagcagcacaccTGCTCCCTCTGACCCTTGGCTGGCCTGTGCAGGTGGCCAGTGTGAGGAAAACCACAGTCCTGGACGTGATGAGAAGGTTGCTGCAGCCTAAAAACGTGATGGTGTCCACAGGGCGAGACAGGCAGACCAACCACTGCTACATTGCCATCCTCAACATCATCCAGGGGGAAGTGGATCCTACACAGGTGAGTTCCCATGGCTGCTCAGGTACTGATGGCACGGGGTGACCCATGGAAGAGCATGGTCACTGTCTGTGCAGGGATTCTGGGGTGAGACTAGACAATGCCTGAGAGCTGGCTTCAGATTGCTCCTGTTTGGGCTTTGGGCTCACAGAAGGGCTGCAGTCATGCTGAAGTCCTCCTTCCCATGGCTGTGCCTCCtttgaggagcagctcctgggtcTGCTGCAGCCAAGCTGTTtgtccctcaccctgctgccccTTGCTGTTCTCATCCCACCAGGTTCACAAGAGTCTGCAGCGGATCCGGGAGAGGAAGTTGGCCAACTTCATCCCCTGGGGCCCTGCCAGCATCCAGGTGGCTTTGTCCCGCAAGTCCCCTTACCTGCCGTCCGCTCACCGCGTCAGTGGGCTCATGATGGCAAACCACACCAACATCTCCTCGGTGAGTCCTTCCCTCACCACGCCGGGCCTGCAGCCCCAGACCTTGTGTCTGCTCAGTCTGGGCCTGTCACAAAGCCAGGGATGAGGGTGGGTGGCTCCCAGCAAGGCTCAGGTCTACTCCAGGGTCCCTCCATCAGTCCTGCTGGGGAGGgtccctggggagctctggtCCCTCTgaccctgtgctgctctccagctgtttGAGCGGACGTGCCGGCAGTATGACAAACTGCGCAAGCGAGAGGCCTTCCTGGAGCAGTTCCGCAAGGAGGACATCTTCAAGGACAACTTCGACGAGCTGGACAACTCCCGGGAGATCGTGCAGCAGCTGATCGATGAGTATCATGCAGCCACACGCCCTGACTACATCTCCTGGGGCACGCAGGAACAGTGAGTGCCCTGCCAGGAGACAGGAAGGTCCCATGGCCACCCCCACACACGCTGGCAGGGCTCGTCTCTGCCGTGCCCACGTTTATCACCCCTCAGCGCTGCCTGGCGCGGCAGAGCCCTCGCGCCGGCCGCACATGGAAGGccctctgcagggagcctgcagctcctcagcgGGGTCAGCCCCCGCCCCACCGTGTGTCCTGGCCCAGGACAGGACTGGGACAGCTGTGCGCTCTGCTGGGAGGGAACCTCTGCCTGTGGGAGCAACACTTGCTGTAAGGAGGAGGAGAGTGACCCCGAGTCTGGGAACAGGCCTGGCCCCCTGAGTTGGGTGCACACAACCCCCGTGGCCAAAGGCTCCGTGTGGCTGAGCTAGTCCTTGCCCTGGGCAGGAGCCTTGTTCCTCCGTGGCCAGATCAGGCCTGGGGCACGGGCTGTATCTATATTTTTGTAGgttattttgctttaataaaggctgttcctgcactgaTGCTGCCTGCATGACTCCAGATTGAACAGCCAGGCAGGGAAGCCAGATGCAGAGAACTGGGGCTGGTGCTCGCCTTGTCTGGCCAGCCAGCTGGCCCCACGGCACAGGAGCCATGGCCACTGCTCACCAGCACGTcctggggtgtgcagggccagctctgccccggctggcagtgccacggggcccaggcagcactgggcaactgctgcagcagagccagaaatACTGGCAGGACCTGCCGGCACGGCTGACCAGGGCTGGGACCGGCACCGCCCTGCCCGCAGAACGCACGGCACCCACAGGGATATTCACAGGAGTGAGGCCCTGTGCAGGGGTGGGCCatcaggggctgggggtgccctCACCACTCAGGATCTGAGGCAGgagacagcagcaccaggaaggACGTGGGCTTGAGGCCGTACAGTGTCAGCTGATAtggacacagcagctctggtcctgacctgtgggagctgggctgtgggctggggacaaggggcaGTGCTAGTGCCATCCCAAGCCCAGGCAGCCCAAGGTGAAAATTAGCATTTTCCTCTTGCCCTttggggcacagagcaggcGACTAAAAATACAGCCACCGTGGCAGCATGGGCTCCCACGCCCTCTTTGGCAGCGGCCCCCGTGGCTGGGGCAGTTCCCCCCGCCggagcagccagtgccaggggctgccggggagctggagctgcctgtgctcttGGTGAAATGCCAAAGGTCGCCTGGCAATGACCAGAGGGACAGCAGTCCCTGCCCCCAAGGacatgctgtgctgctcctcccctctgcctgtcccaggccctgctgccctggctgccccaggGATCTGACTGTCCCAGCCTCCCGCTGTCAGCCCACGCTCCAGGACAGGAGGCTCAGCCTTTCCTTTGtgcatttatttagaaaaacaatCAACCAACCCCCCCATCCCAAGACAGAACCAACAAACTCTACAGAGGCAACACTGAGGGGCCAAGCCCCAGCCGTACCAGCTGCCACTCCACCAGCCACCCCTGTGACATAAGCCTGGCCACAGGGCCACCGCAGAGCCCAGCCACTCATGCAGGAGGAGCCCATGGGTCCCCGGCGCAGCTTGGCTAAAGCTGCCCGCAGCTTTCCAGAAGGGGTGGGTCCAGAGGACGGACAGACAGATGATGGCACAGCACTACTGCCTGGTACTCTCTGCTCTGGGCAAAACCCCCAGAGCACGAGCAGAGTGGCCAGGCAACACAAGTGCTGGAGGCAAAGGCACCAGGGTATAGGGGAAGGGGTCAGGCCTGGGGGCAGTTTGTGGGGCCGCAGCGGGGCGGCCCTGCTGTCCACCAGGGAAAGTGCTGGGAGATGTAGGGCGCGCAGGCGCTCAAAATAAATTAAGGGAATAGCCAGAAAGGCAATGGCAGTGGGGGGAGCACGACCCCCTGCCCCCCTgctctctggagcagctgggggccAGCACAGACCTGCCACTTGCTGCCAGGCTTGGTGGCCCTCCCACGCCGGCCATCGGAgcacctgctggccacacccAATGCTGGGCTAGCTGTGGGAGGAACCCACAGGGGGCCGGTGCTGCCAGGGCCCGGCCGCAGGGCAGagcccctggggcagcacagcaggctccGAGGTGCGGTGACTGGTGGGAGGCTCCTGGGGCCGGGGCAGCCGCTGGGCACCCGCAGAGGCGAGGTACGTGTTGAGGAGCTGGGCAATCTCGTCCACCTGCAGGTAGAGCAGGCATAGGGGGTCAGTCCAGGGCACCCTTGGTGAGAGGGGAGGGTGGAGGGATGGCAGCCCCTTACCTGGGAGGTCTCGAAGAGCAGGTCTCGATCCTCCACGGAGAGGCGGAAGGTGCTGCTGTCAGAGGCACCAAAGGAGGAGATGCAGCCGTAGCCGAAGCTGTCCAAGGGCTCGGGCTCTCCCGGCTTGTAGAGCGAGACGGCCTTGGCCCCGATGCTCAGCCACAGGCGCTGGGGCCCAGAGTCcactgggctctgcagagagagaagTGTCAGGATTGcccactgccagggctgcccctgtACCACACCCAGCCGGGGCCTCACCGCGTGCAGGTCGACATCGAAGAGTGTGGAGCCAAAGCCGGGCCACTCCCGCACCAAGGCCACGTAGGCAGCCATGGCCTCGGGCCGGCCcatgccctgcagcagcttccaCTTCTCCACGATGGCAGCCATGGTGCTGGCCCCCTCCTCGCGCAGCCGGCCCCGCAGGCGCTGGTCCCGCTCCGCCCGCTGCTTGGCCAGCGCCTGACCCCAGAGCCCGCCGGCCAGCAGCCCTGCGCGCAGCCGGGCCCCCCGGCACTTGGAGGGGGGCCGGTGGGGCGGGGGCGGCAAGCGGGCGTGCAGCACGTGGGGTGGGAAGAGCTCCTCCAGGCGCGGGAAGGGCGCGTGGGTGGAGAAGTCGCTGTTGAGACTCTGCAGGCGCAGGGCCGCCAGTGTCTGCAGCGTCTCCTCTGATGTGGGCACGTAGCCCCGCAGAACCATCTCGTGTGCCTGCGAGAGAGGAGAGTGAGCCGGCATGGCCGCCACGGCATGGCACAGTACAGCCACCCCAGCGTGCCACTCACCTGCTCAAAGAGGAGGGCAAACTCCAGGCTGTCCCGTGGGACATTGTCCGTGTCCAGGAAGCCGTAGTGCTTGAAGCAGAGCCGGCAGGGTGGGTCCTGCTCCCGGTCCtctccagccaggctgcagcagacaGGACCGGCTCCATCAGCTTGTGGATGTACCTCACACCGTTTGTCCCCTCCCACCCAtggcccccagcccctctcctccaAAGGCAGCGGAATAGGAGGACATTTACTTTTCAAACCTGGTGAGGACATCAGCCAGCAGTGTGGCACTGCCCACTGGCTGCTCCCGTCGCCGGGACTGCTCGTAGAGTGCAAAGAGGTTGGGgctctgggacagccccaggcgTGACACAAGTTCCTGGGCCACCTGGGCGAGACAAAGGCAACCGATGGTGACCACGTGTCTCTGGCCACGGCACTCAGGGCTGCAAAGGGACACAGACAGGTCATGGTGGGCAAAGGCAGACAGCCCCTGGCTCCTCTCCACCATGGCTTAGCTGGGAGAGACCCTGctcacctgctgcagcacacttcccacccagccctgtgcaccaaaatgtccccagccctctgcctggcacagccacaacCCCTCACCTCCTCAGCTGTGGTGTGGGAACTGATGGCCACGCTGCAGGCGGGCACCCCAGGGCAGTGCACTGTGCAGATCATCTCTTGCCGCTGCATCAGCACCAGGATCTCCTCCAGAGAGGGCACACACTCTCTCCCCTTTGTCTTTTCCAGCGCCTCTCGGATGAAGCAGGCATATTTGGCCATCTCCGAGCCAGGAAAACAATTCTCTGTCCTGCAAGAAATGCCAGAATGATCAGGGTGGCACTGATCTGAGGGGTACGCAGCACCTGGTGAGCTCCCTGGTGGCACCTCTGGcactcacctgtccaggtggaAGCGCAGGAAGCGCAGGACAGGCGGGGAGGGCAGGAAGGTGCAGCTCATGCAGGTGAGGAGCTGCCAGTAGTGCAGGTCGCCCTGCCCACCTGGCGCCGGCGGCTCCGTAGTCTGCTTCACCAGCTGGCAGTAGATCTCATCCACCAATGGCGGCAGGTCCAGGCAGGTCTGCAGGACACCCTGCATCAGCGGCACTGGGTCCCGCTCtgactccagctgctgcagcgaGTTGAAGAGCTTCACAGCCTCGTCACGCAGTGTGGTGTAGCTGCGGgggccaggggctgtgggatgggaatgagGGTTAACAGCTCTGTGGTTCTGCCCAGGaccccctgccagcagctgggcactGTCCACACACCCAGGGCCAGCCAGGCCCCTGCCCCACACAGCGTCCAGCCCAGCCAGCTTAGAGTGTagggcccagctctgtgccccccacCTGCCTCTCACCGCTTTGGTCCAGGCTGCCATaggggaagggcagcaggggagcGTAGAGGGGGCCACTGGTGTAGCGCAGGATGGGGTTGCAGCGATAGATCTGCTCCAGAACCTCGGGGCTGTCTCTGTGCTCCTGGCGGGGCAAAgcaatggcagcagctgcagaggggccCGGCACAGACCCCCACCACCACCCTGGGGTATGTGAGGCCTCAAAcatccatcccagtgctgcccacagcTGTGAGCATGGGCAGCCTGGTGCCATGGGCTCACCTCGACATCACGCATGAGCAGCTGGGTGGGCGTTTGGACAGGAGCTTTGCTGTCAATGACCTTCTGCACAGCACACACCCAGCGCACAGCCTCGTTGAGGTGCTCCGTGTACAGGCGGTAGCAATGCTTCCTGCCAAACACTGTAACGCTCCAGTAGCCTGTGAGGGACAGACCCACTCACCCACTGTTCACCAGcaccccagccaggctggctcagCGCCCCAGGGCTCAGCATAGCCCCTCCTTTGGGCAAAAGAGGGCTGGGAAGgtaacacagagcacagggggCTGGGACGATATAGCCTGGCAAGCGGCATGGGCACCTCACCTGTCTCCTTGTAGAGCTGCTTGTCTGGCCAGAGCACGGAGCAGAGGCTGGTGAGCACCAGGGAGCCAAGCCGCCGGGCCCCCTTCTCGTTGTTGCTGTAGTAGTCCAGGGAGTCAGGTGTCAGCACGAACCAGTACTTCCGAGGACGGATCCACGGGGTCTTTATGCAGCCCCGCATCTCCCgctgcagccagcctgggaaGGGGAACCCTCAGCCCTCACTGACATCCACCCCACTGGCTtctcagcacagggaagggtCTGCACGGGTCTCACCATCCCTCTGGGATGGGACCAGTCACAGCTGGGGCACAATCCTACCTTTCACGAGAGCATCAGGGTCATCCTCCACTGGCCCTGGGCCCTTCTCCATGATGAGGCTGCGCATCTCCTCTGCAACAAGCAGGGACCTGAGGACAACAGGGGGCTGAGCTCAGGTACCTGTGGGGGTCTCCCACAGcccctgagcagggagctggccGCGGGTCTGAGATGAGCTGGGTCCCAAGGGGCTCTGtgcaccccacagccctgcgGTGGGAACGCGGCAGAGTCATTGGGTGCAAATGACCCCGGCTAAAAATAAGCTGTTTGCCGTCTTGGCCCTGCCAAGGAATTCGGAAAATGAACAACCAGGAAGGAATGTTGGCAGCAGCGTCAGTACTGCGAGTACAGGGAGAGAGCAGGCCCCTGTGCCCCGGCACCCCGTCTTCCTCAGCACCAACCACCCCAGGGCTGATGgacacagcctggcagagcctcCTGGCACAGGAAGAGTCATGCACAGCCCCATCAGCTAAGCCTGCGGCAGTCAAGCTATCCAGCACGGCAGGGGGATGGAGCAATGCCTGAGGATGCGCCAGGCATGGGGATAAGTAcagcagtcccagctctgccactccctgctccacctgacagagcagcacagcctggtgcTAGCTCTGTGGGCAGGATGGTtcagcacacaccagcaccaGGGCAACCTCCCACAACATGCCAGTCCCTcggctcctgcagcaccacacaAGGGACTCAATGCAGGATGGAGGCAGGGAATCACTCACCGCTCCGAGCCACTGCTGCTACGGGTGGGCTGGCTCAGGCTCACCTCCAGGGATccctggggaggaaggagacaTCTCAGCCCCACAGCCATTACCTGGCACCCCTGACCATCCCCCCCCATGACTGTATGCCTCCTCACTAACCCAGCTCTGGGCCCAGAGAGACAGGCTCACATCCTGCTGCCAAGGGGCAGAAGAGCCCTGGCACCCCCAAGGCCACGGGAAGaaccagggctgcagctggagcacccCGGGTGCGGGGACAGCCGGCGGGCACGCTGGCCATGTGTCCTCAGCTGACCCGGCTGGCTGAATACCGTGCAGAATTGCACAAGGTCAGTGCTGAGTAATACGCTTACGGCACAAAGTCCCATTGTAATGGGGCCACTGACTTCCTGCCCGCGGCGGTGGGACGCAGCACTGGGAAGTCCCTGGCCCTGCAGTAGGACAGGGTCAGTTCCTCCTCACGCAGCACAACTTGACATGGACAGTGGCACTCACGtgacagccctggcacacaTGCTGGGACAtgaggcagagcccaggcacaggcaggcacCGGGCCGGGCAGGGTGCCCAGCAGAGTGGGGTGCGGGGACATGGAAGCACCGGCAGTGCTGTCCTGGGAGATGCACgggagctcctgccagctgcagcccaaCAGGGCAGCTAGAGGCACGACAGGCCAGAGCACGCAACGCCAAGAAAAGGAGACAGATGCTAAAAATAGTGACACGGAGGGGGGAGCCGCCGCAGGTATGGTTGTGCTgcggggcagggccaggcaccACTGACCTGTGGCATTAAGGGCACCTGTCACATAATGCTGGTACCCATGCACAGGGCCAGCACCTCCAGACACTGCCCCAGTGCCAAGCTGGGGAGGGCCTCACGCgctcctccaggctgcaggCATGCAGGCAGTGCCTAGTTTCTTGCGGGcagtccagaggaggcagcagtggcagccagcTCCTTCTCAGGGATATAAATAAACAGGAGAGGAGCTGCGGCGACAGGGCCAGGGTAGCTGCTCCCACGCTCCCACGAAGGGAGCAACTGTGGGTTTCCAAGGACCCCCTGGCCACAGCAAAGAGCTCTCAGGGGAGCTGGCGTCACCAGTCGCCCACGCCAGCCTGGAGCCAGTGCGGCCCATGGGATGTGGGAAGCCCAAAGACGGTTCCTTACGCAGTTGTGCCCTTGGCACTGCAAACAGTTCCCAGAgggcccagctgcagccctgtcactgtccccacttCCCAACGTCCTACGGCTGGGAAAGAGGCCCTGCTGCTAAAGGACCGACAGCGCAGGGtcgcccccagccctgcacagcccgggccgtgctgtgggcaggggacaggggccACAGCGAGTGGGACCAAGCA
This Catharus ustulatus isolate bCatUst1 chromosome 23, bCatUst1.pri.v2, whole genome shotgun sequence DNA region includes the following protein-coding sequences:
- the PLEKHH3 gene encoding pleckstrin homology domain-containing family H member 3 isoform X1 encodes the protein MPFPGGLWWLLCCRRGFTLLRRDYGEAEREVDGEAEEEEEASFELRAQGDQGSLEVSLSQPTRSSSGSERSLLVAEEMRSLIMEKGPGPVEDDPDALVKGWLQREMRGCIKTPWIRPRKYWFVLTPDSLDYYSNNEKGARRLGSLVLTSLCSVLWPDKQLYKETGYWSVTVFGRKHCYRLYTEHLNEAVRWVCAVQKVIDSKAPVQTPTQLLMRDVEEHRDSPEVLEQIYRCNPILRYTSGPLYAPLLPFPYGSLDQSAPGPRSYTTLRDEAVKLFNSLQQLESERDPVPLMQGVLQTCLDLPPLVDEIYCQLVKQTTEPPAPGGQGDLHYWQLLTCMSCTFLPSPPVLRFLRFHLDRTENCFPGSEMAKYACFIREALEKTKGRECVPSLEEILVLMQRQEMICTVHCPGVPACSVAISSHTTAEEVAQELVSRLGLSQSPNLFALYEQSRRREQPVGSATLLADVLTRFENLAGEDREQDPPCRLCFKHYGFLDTDNVPRDSLEFALLFEQAHEMVLRGYVPTSEETLQTLAALRLQSLNSDFSTHAPFPRLEELFPPHVLHARLPPPPHRPPSKCRGARLRAGLLAGGLWGQALAKQRAERDQRLRGRLREEGASTMAAIVEKWKLLQGMGRPEAMAAYVALVREWPGFGSTLFDVDLHAVRPRLGVVQGQPWQWAILTLLSLQSPVDSGPQRLWLSIGAKAVSLYKPGEPEPLDSFGYGCISSFGASDSSTFRLSVEDRDLLFETSQVDEIAQLLNTYLASAGAQRLPRPQEPPTSHRTSEPAVLPQGLCPAAGPWQHRPPVGSSHS
- the PLEKHH3 gene encoding pleckstrin homology domain-containing family H member 3 isoform X2, with product MPFPGGLWWLLCCRRGFTLLRRDYGEAEREVDGEAEEEEEASFELRAQGDQGSLEVSLSQPTRSSSGSERSLLVAEEMRSLIMEKGPGPVEDDPDALVKGWLQREMRGCIKTPWIRPRKYWFVLTPDSLDYYSNNEKGARRLGSLVLTSLCSVLWPDKQLYKETGYWSVTVFGRKHCYRLYTEHLNEAVRWVCAVQKVIDSKAPVQTPTQLLMRDVEEHRDSPEVLEQIYRCNPILRYTSGPLYAPLLPFPYGSLDQSAPGPRSYTTLRDEAVKLFNSLQQLESERDPVPLMQGVLQTCLDLPPLVDEIYCQLVKQTTEPPAPGGQGDLHYWQLLTCMSCTFLPSPPVLRFLRFHLDRTENCFPGSEMAKYACFIREALEKTKGRECVPSLEEILVLMQRQEMICTVHCPGVPACSVAISSHTTAEEVAQELVSRLGLSQSPNLFALYEQSRRREQPVGSATLLADVLTRFENLAGEDREQDPPCRLCFKHYGFLDTDNVPRDSLEFALLFEQAHEMVLRGYVPTSEETLQTLAALRLQSLNSDFSTHAPFPRLEELFPPHVLHARLPPPPHRPPSKCRGARLRAGLLAGGLWGQALAKQRAERDQRLRGRLREEGASTMAAIVEKWKLLQGMGRPEAMAAYVALVREWPGFGSTLFDVDLHASPVDSGPQRLWLSIGAKAVSLYKPGEPEPLDSFGYGCISSFGASDSSTFRLSVEDRDLLFETSQVDEIAQLLNTYLASAGAQRLPRPQEPPTSHRTSEPAVLPQGLCPAAGPWQHRPPVGSSHS